A stretch of the Parus major isolate Abel chromosome 15, Parus_major1.1, whole genome shotgun sequence genome encodes the following:
- the LOC117245168 gene encoding uncharacterized protein LOC117245168, protein MAAPLQRGTGSAPALPVRARGARRCRPEEAGQRCPGWVMAEGGTAQERQRRKTTKSHVTGSGGRAPPGAPAPGGEVAAPPGPSRGHRCWFSPSPTTARALIFLCIFFFSPARDAERREAAGGEPAAPPPSTEENAAQKGRRSHDGGCPHTTRSATGSAVPAAGRPSRRPGHGAAAAFHIINPPEFGGEAIFVGWVAALKHNCCEYQLRHGSPSVTLRLQRVPHLEGNSLILDILPDLLFPPYSPSHCLSV, encoded by the exons ATGGCGGCTCCACTGCAGCGCGGCACCGGCTCCGCGCCAGCCCTGCCCGTGCGGGCCCGGGGAGCTCGGCGCTGCAGGCCGGAGGAGGCAGGGCAGCGCTGCCCCGGCTGGGTGATGGCGGAGGGGGGAACAgcccaggagaggcagagaaggaaaacaacaaagagcCATGTGACGGGGAGCGGCGGCCGCGCTCCCCCCGGCGCACCCGCTCCGGGCGGGGAGGTGGCGGCGCCGCCCGGCCCCTCCCGCGGCCACCGCTGCTGGTTCTCCCCGTCCCCTACCACAGCCCGggctttaatatttttgtgcattttctttttttcccc CGCTCGGGACGCGGAGCGCCGGGAGGCAGCGGGGGGAGAGCCTGCCGCGCCACCGCCCAGCACTGAGGAGAACGCGGCgcagaagggaaggagaagccaTGATGGCGGCTGCCCTCACACAACACGGAGCGCGACCGGGAGCGCCGTGCCCGCCGCCGGCCGCCCCTCCCGCCGCCCGGGACACGGTGCTGCCGCAGCCTTTCACATAATAAACCCACCAGAATTCGGCGGGGAGGCCATTTTCGTGGGCTGGGTGGCGGCACTAAAGCACAACTGCTGTGAATATCAACTGCGTCACGGCTCTCCATCTGTAACACTCAGGCTGCAAAGGGTCCCTCACTTGGAAGGAAACTCCCTCATTTTGGATATACTTCCAGacctcctttttcccccctacTCTCCAAGTCACTGCCTCTCGGTATGA